A window of Coregonus clupeaformis isolate EN_2021a chromosome 28, ASM2061545v1, whole genome shotgun sequence contains these coding sequences:
- the LOC121543330 gene encoding adrenodoxin — translation MALVTSARRLFHVSLRESSLRRAETLISATNTTSGNLSLAGQRRACIRVRDFSTNTQPLRADNKVTVHFINRDGEKISVKGSPGDSLLDVIIDQDLDFDGFGACEGTLACSTCHLIFEEDVYNKLGPVTDEEMDMLDLAYGLTDTSRLGCQICLTRSLDGMTARVPESVADIRQSGDGSS, via the exons ATGGCTCTGGTGACATCGGCAAGAAGACTATTTCATGTTTCGTTACGAGAAAGTTCTCTACGTCGAGCAGAAACACTAATTTCAGCAACAAACACAACGTCGGGGAACTTATCATTGGCCGGTCAGAGAAGGGCCTGCATTCGTGTAAGGGATTTTAGCACCAACACACAACCTCTCAG AGCTGACAATAAGGTGACGGTCCACTTCATCAACCGAGATGGAGAGAAGATCTCTGTCAAAGGCTCTCCTGGAGACTCTCTCCTAGATGTCATTATTGACCAGGACCTTGATTTTGATGGGTTCG gcgcATGTGAGGGGACGCTGGCCTGTTCTACCTGTCACCTGATCTTTGAGGAAGACGTGTATAATAAGCTGGGCCCAGTGACTGACGAGGAGATGGACATGCTGGACCTGGCATACGGACTCACGGACac GTCCCGCCTGGGTTGCCAGATCTGCCTGACCAGATCCCTGGACGGCATGACGGCGAGGGTGCCTGAGAGTGTGGCAGACATCCGACAGAGTGGAGACGGATCCTCATAA